The Flavobacterium piscisymbiosum genome includes a region encoding these proteins:
- a CDS encoding DUF2480 family protein, translated as MEILNKIDASGIQTLDLRSYKPVENDFILFDIVPFLIEDFLLQEKAFRSEMANINWTQFTGKDVVITCSNDAIVPLWAYVLISSLLAPHVSIVVYAVTENHINLLWIERVRKIEFSSFINQKVVLKANSSLPEEILVLATSQLIKYVKTLMWGEAGSPLMIYKRK; from the coding sequence ATGGAAATACTAAATAAAATAGATGCTTCAGGCATACAAACCCTCGATTTACGGTCGTACAAACCCGTTGAAAATGACTTTATACTATTCGATATTGTGCCTTTTCTAATAGAAGATTTTCTATTGCAGGAAAAAGCCTTTCGATCTGAAATGGCCAATATCAACTGGACGCAGTTTACAGGAAAAGATGTCGTAATCACTTGTTCAAATGATGCTATTGTTCCGCTTTGGGCTTATGTGCTAATTAGTTCATTGCTAGCGCCTCATGTATCAATAGTTGTGTATGCTGTAACAGAAAACCACATCAATCTTTTATGGATCGAAAGAGTACGGAAAATAGAATTTTCGTCTTTCATCAATCAAAAAGTAGTGCTTAAAGCCAATTCATCATTACCCGAAGAAATCCTCGTATTGGCCACAAGCCAGTTAATTAAATATGTAAAAACCCTAATGTGGGGAGAAGCAGGTTCTCCTTTAATGATTTATAAAAGAAAATAA
- a CDS encoding alkaline phosphatase — translation MKKIITLFCLQFFVFAQAQEYSSSNIHSHNDYASKLPFYEAYSNETGVIEADVFIVNNELFVAHTSKEINAQNTLKSQYLDPLSNKLKSLGGKAYPSNKPLILMIDIKTEAEATLKLIAQQIKSYPDLISNKNLKVVISGNRPSPTTWKDYPDFIYFDGRLNENYTSEQLSRVEMISEDLKEITIWNGKGVMTQADAEKVQSIIKKVHDQNKKIRFWATQDNVNTWMTLMNLKVDFIGTDNVPELTHFINNIKSTFYQNTEFHQAYVPKNASAFAKKKAKNVILLIGDGMGLTQIYSGYTANKGQLSLFNIPTQGFSITKSSDSYITDSAAGATAMATGHKTNNRFISVDENGKPLELITQQLAKKNYKTAIISAGNITDATPACFYAHQPERSYSQPIAEDFLANPSDILIGGGPKEFTSRKDGKDLSKLLMQKGYTFSDKFSSLDTIKNFKFIVLDDASVVSMKNGRGDFLSKSLVKATSTFAKTKNPFFIMAEGAQIDYGGHQNNVEYVVREMLDFDKVVGQAMEFVDKNPETLLIVTADHETGGLSLIDGSIEKGYVHGSFSTNDHTAVPVPVFAYGPGAENFMGVYQNTEIYTKIMEALSKK, via the coding sequence ATGAAAAAAATAATCACCCTTTTTTGCCTCCAATTCTTTGTGTTTGCACAAGCGCAGGAATACAGCTCATCCAACATTCATTCTCATAATGATTATGCGAGTAAACTTCCTTTTTACGAAGCTTATTCCAATGAAACCGGTGTTATCGAAGCCGATGTTTTTATTGTGAATAATGAACTTTTTGTGGCGCATACCTCTAAGGAAATTAACGCACAGAATACCCTTAAAAGTCAATATTTAGATCCGCTTTCTAATAAATTAAAAAGTCTTGGCGGAAAAGCATATCCGAGTAATAAACCTTTGATTTTAATGATTGATATTAAAACAGAAGCCGAAGCAACTTTAAAATTAATCGCCCAACAAATTAAAAGCTATCCTGATTTAATTTCGAACAAAAATCTAAAAGTGGTAATTTCAGGAAACCGACCTTCGCCAACAACATGGAAAGACTATCCTGATTTTATTTATTTCGACGGAAGACTCAACGAAAATTATACTTCGGAACAATTGTCACGCGTAGAAATGATCAGCGAGGATTTAAAAGAAATTACGATTTGGAATGGGAAAGGCGTAATGACTCAGGCCGATGCCGAAAAGGTACAATCCATCATAAAAAAAGTACACGATCAAAATAAAAAAATAAGATTCTGGGCCACTCAGGATAATGTAAATACGTGGATGACGCTGATGAACCTAAAAGTTGATTTTATTGGTACTGATAATGTTCCGGAACTGACGCATTTTATCAACAATATCAAATCTACATTTTATCAAAATACCGAATTTCATCAGGCGTATGTTCCTAAAAATGCTTCGGCTTTCGCCAAAAAGAAAGCGAAAAATGTCATTCTTTTAATTGGTGACGGAATGGGTTTAACGCAGATTTACTCCGGTTACACGGCCAATAAAGGGCAGTTGAGTTTGTTTAATATTCCAACTCAGGGATTTTCGATCACCAAATCTTCAGATAGTTATATTACAGATTCGGCTGCCGGAGCAACGGCAATGGCAACGGGACATAAAACCAATAATCGTTTTATTAGTGTCGATGAAAACGGAAAACCATTAGAATTAATCACCCAACAATTGGCGAAGAAAAATTATAAAACGGCCATTATCTCAGCCGGAAATATTACCGATGCTACTCCGGCGTGTTTTTACGCACATCAACCAGAGAGAAGTTACAGCCAGCCAATTGCCGAAGATTTTTTAGCAAATCCGTCCGATATTTTGATAGGAGGAGGGCCAAAAGAATTTACATCGCGAAAAGATGGTAAAGATCTTTCGAAGCTATTGATGCAAAAAGGCTATACTTTTTCGGATAAATTCAGCTCTTTGGATACCATCAAAAACTTCAAATTTATTGTTTTGGATGACGCTTCGGTAGTGTCTATGAAAAACGGAAGAGGGGATTTTTTATCTAAATCTTTAGTGAAAGCAACCTCAACTTTTGCCAAAACAAAAAATCCGTTTTTTATCATGGCCGAAGGAGCGCAAATCGATTACGGCGGACACCAAAATAATGTAGAATATGTAGTTCGCGAAATGCTTGATTTTGATAAAGTAGTAGGACAGGCAATGGAATTTGTAGATAAAAATCCGGAAACTTTATTAATCGTTACAGCCGATCACGAAACGGGCGGACTTTCATTAATTGACGGAAGTATCGAAAAAGGATATGTACACGGAAGTTTTAGTACAAACGATCATACCGCAGTTCCGGTTCCGGTTTTTGCTTACGGGCCAGGCGCAGAGAATTTTATGGGCGTATATCAAAACACCGAAATTTATACTAAGATTATGGAGGCTTTATCTAAAAAATAG
- a CDS encoding peptidase domain-containing ABC transporter, with amino-acid sequence MTPLKRFYNLLALDKRDVYQIIFYAAFAGLVNLSLPLGIQAIINFIQSGQLSVSWVVLVFLVTVGVGFGGVLIILQLRIVENLQQRIFVRSSFEFAYRMPLIKFKEMYSEYAPEKANRFFDTLMVQKGTAKLLLDFCAAFLQVGFGIILLVLYHSFFTVIGLLFIVILYIIFKFSYKDGLETSLNESKFKYKVAAWIQEIARNRESFRRKGGFEYALNRNDGYVSEYINYREKHFQVMKKQYIQLTIFKVIVTAALLSIGGFLVIHHQMNIGQFVAAEIVIVLLINSVEKIIFGLESFYDVLTSVEKIGQVTDMEISGIPQTSAVSDTGINIETESVAYNYPDHNKKSLKNINLKISQGEKIILRGPNGAGKSTLLRLLSGLLEPESGTMYITDNYMNRLDENTYRAQAGTFLQGDTLFAGTIRENILFGNETIDNDELKWALDNVCLTPYIKTFPNGLENQIHPGGRELSASDVQKILLARSIVNKPNILFLEDPVDKMDELTSGKIVDFLLSEENNWTVILTSKNDIWKNKCDRMITIDDGKIINDIKL; translated from the coding sequence ATGACACCATTAAAACGTTTTTATAATTTACTCGCACTTGATAAGCGCGACGTATATCAAATTATATTTTACGCCGCTTTTGCGGGTCTCGTAAATCTTTCACTGCCTTTAGGGATTCAGGCTATTATTAATTTTATTCAGAGCGGACAATTAAGTGTTTCTTGGGTTGTGCTTGTGTTTCTGGTAACCGTTGGAGTTGGTTTTGGCGGAGTGCTGATCATATTACAACTCCGAATAGTAGAAAATCTGCAACAGCGAATTTTTGTACGATCTTCATTTGAATTTGCTTACAGAATGCCTTTAATTAAATTTAAAGAAATGTATTCAGAATATGCTCCCGAAAAAGCCAATCGTTTTTTTGATACGCTTATGGTTCAAAAAGGAACTGCAAAACTTTTACTGGATTTTTGTGCCGCCTTTCTGCAGGTAGGTTTTGGTATTATATTACTGGTTTTGTACCATTCCTTTTTTACTGTAATTGGGCTTTTGTTTATTGTTATTCTTTATATCATTTTTAAATTTTCGTACAAAGACGGTTTAGAAACCAGTTTGAATGAATCTAAGTTTAAATATAAAGTAGCAGCCTGGATTCAGGAAATTGCGCGCAATCGTGAAAGTTTTCGAAGAAAAGGCGGTTTCGAATATGCATTAAACAGAAACGACGGTTATGTGAGCGAATATATCAATTATCGCGAGAAGCATTTTCAGGTCATGAAAAAACAATATATTCAGCTGACTATTTTTAAAGTTATTGTTACGGCTGCCCTTTTGTCGATTGGTGGTTTTCTGGTAATTCACCATCAAATGAATATTGGGCAGTTTGTGGCAGCTGAAATTGTGATTGTATTGCTGATCAATTCGGTCGAAAAAATCATCTTTGGGTTAGAATCATTTTATGATGTACTGACTTCTGTCGAAAAAATTGGTCAGGTTACTGATATGGAGATTTCTGGTATTCCGCAAACCTCAGCGGTAAGCGACACCGGCATCAATATCGAAACCGAAAGTGTTGCTTACAACTATCCCGATCACAACAAAAAATCCCTTAAAAACATCAACCTGAAAATATCTCAGGGAGAAAAAATCATTTTAAGAGGGCCAAACGGAGCCGGAAAAAGTACTTTATTACGCTTACTTTCAGGTTTACTCGAACCCGAAAGCGGTACCATGTACATCACAGATAATTATATGAACCGTCTGGATGAAAATACGTACAGAGCGCAGGCAGGTACATTTTTGCAGGGCGATACGCTTTTTGCCGGAACCATTAGGGAGAATATTCTTTTTGGTAACGAAACCATTGATAATGATGAGCTAAAATGGGCTTTAGACAATGTCTGCCTTACACCATACATTAAAACTTTTCCTAACGGACTTGAGAATCAGATTCATCCGGGCGGGCGCGAACTTTCGGCTTCAGATGTTCAAAAAATTCTTTTGGCACGAAGCATTGTAAACAAACCGAATATATTATTCCTCGAAGATCCCGTTGATAAAATGGACGAATTGACTTCGGGCAAAATAGTTGATTTTTTACTTTCTGAAGAAAATAACTGGACGGTAATTTTAACTTCTAAAAATGATATTTGGAAGAATAAATGCGACCGTATGATCACGATTGATGATGGAAAAATTATTAACGACATAAAGCTTTAA
- a CDS encoding helix-turn-helix transcriptional regulator has product MTTNKILMLLKMRGSLTALEIAHELKITKEGVRQQLVKLVEEELIHPQEESKGVGRPQKTFSLTVNGNAKFPDTHAELTLKLINIISLMGNNMLDDVINVYEEVGKKKYHEEIDTIDNLEQKIEKLVEIRTREGYMAEYSKNDEGFLLVENHCPICAAATICQGFCSSELNTFRSVLGNDVMINRISHIIAGERRCAYQITLN; this is encoded by the coding sequence ATGACTACAAATAAGATTTTAATGTTGCTTAAAATGCGAGGTTCTCTTACGGCTCTCGAGATTGCGCATGAGCTTAAGATAACCAAGGAAGGTGTTCGACAACAGCTAGTTAAACTTGTCGAAGAAGAACTTATTCATCCTCAGGAAGAATCTAAAGGTGTGGGAAGACCTCAAAAAACGTTTAGCCTTACAGTAAACGGAAATGCTAAATTCCCCGATACTCATGCTGAACTGACCTTAAAACTAATTAATATTATTAGTTTGATGGGAAACAATATGCTCGATGATGTTATTAATGTTTATGAAGAAGTAGGGAAAAAGAAATATCACGAAGAAATTGATACTATCGATAATTTGGAACAAAAAATAGAAAAACTTGTCGAAATAAGAACAAGAGAAGGTTATATGGCCGAATACTCTAAGAATGACGAAGGTTTTCTTTTGGTCGAAAACCACTGCCCTATTTGTGCAGCTGCTACTATTTGTCAGGGCTTTTGTTCGTCTGAATTAAATACTTTCAGATCTGTATTGGGCAATGATGTTATGATCAATCGTATTAGCCATATTATTGCAGGAGAAAGAAGATGTGCGTATCAAATTACCTTGAATTAA
- a CDS encoding TolC family protein, which produces MERTKNKRRTAIKLFSFLFLFSIVTGYSQDFNKEELSYSEFLGYVKKYHPLVKQANLEVSSAQAMLMVARGGFDPKIEVDYNKKEFKGTEYYSLLNSSFKIPTWYGVEIKAGFDDTNGQYYNPQNRTPEAGLTSLGISVALGQGMFINQRMADVREGKLQLKLSDAQRKLRAIEVLYKASEAYFEWRKSYNEAELYKSYLGFASTRFAGVKKLIELGDSPAIDSVEAGITVRNRELNVENGNLKLAKAKLNLSNYLWIESVPVELEENVKPEQNLIQTLEGTLKTSAMMVNSETFEAHPKIQALETKMSMLEINRQLKANSLLPKLNVGYNYISEPSYFNSFNADDYKFNIDFSIPIFLRKERGGLKLAKLKIQDLKFDIDQQRLELKNKIKAQQTEIASLKRQKNVIDNLVKDYVTMLNSEEKLFSFGESSIFLINSRENNLVSAKLSQISIENQYYISNAELYKILANPD; this is translated from the coding sequence ATGGAAAGGACAAAAAATAAAAGGAGAACTGCTATAAAATTATTTTCTTTTTTATTCTTATTTAGCATTGTTACGGGTTACAGTCAGGATTTTAATAAAGAAGAATTAAGTTATAGCGAGTTTTTAGGATATGTAAAAAAATACCATCCGCTGGTAAAACAAGCCAACCTAGAAGTGAGCAGCGCTCAAGCAATGCTTATGGTGGCGCGCGGAGGATTTGATCCAAAAATTGAAGTAGATTACAATAAAAAAGAATTTAAAGGAACCGAATATTATTCTTTATTAAACAGCAGTTTCAAAATTCCAACCTGGTACGGTGTCGAAATCAAAGCCGGTTTTGATGATACAAACGGGCAATATTACAATCCACAAAATCGTACGCCCGAAGCCGGATTAACTTCATTAGGAATTAGCGTAGCTTTGGGTCAGGGAATGTTTATCAACCAGAGGATGGCTGATGTTCGCGAAGGAAAATTGCAGTTAAAACTAAGCGATGCACAACGAAAATTGAGAGCCATCGAGGTTTTGTACAAAGCCAGTGAAGCATATTTTGAATGGAGAAAAAGTTACAACGAAGCTGAACTTTATAAAAGTTATCTGGGTTTTGCCAGTACTCGTTTTGCCGGAGTAAAAAAACTGATAGAATTGGGAGATTCTCCTGCAATAGACAGTGTCGAAGCCGGAATTACAGTAAGAAACAGGGAACTGAATGTAGAAAACGGAAACCTGAAACTGGCCAAAGCCAAACTGAATCTGTCTAATTATTTATGGATCGAAAGTGTTCCGGTGGAGTTAGAAGAGAATGTAAAACCAGAGCAGAATTTAATTCAGACACTCGAGGGCACCTTGAAAACCTCAGCGATGATGGTCAACTCAGAAACATTTGAAGCGCATCCTAAAATTCAGGCTCTGGAAACTAAAATGTCTATGCTCGAAATCAACAGACAACTCAAAGCAAATTCATTATTGCCAAAGCTGAATGTGGGTTACAATTATATTTCTGAACCTTCTTATTTTAATTCTTTTAATGCCGATGATTATAAGTTTAATATCGATTTTAGTATTCCAATTTTTCTGCGAAAAGAACGCGGAGGACTTAAACTCGCGAAGCTTAAAATTCAGGATTTAAAGTTTGATATCGATCAGCAAAGACTTGAACTTAAAAATAAAATCAAAGCACAGCAAACTGAAATTGCTTCATTAAAAAGGCAAAAAAATGTTATTGATAATCTGGTCAAAGATTACGTGACGATGCTCAACTCAGAGGAGAAACTGTTTTCCTTTGGCGAAAGCTCAATATTCTTAATCAATTCAAGAGAAAATAATCTGGTAAGTGCAAAACTGTCCCAAATTAGTATCGAGAATCAGTATTATATTTCGAATGCTGAGTTGTATAAAATACTGGCAAACCCAGATTGA
- a CDS encoding HlyD family secretion protein: MLNLSKDNNVLITPGKYASITSVARRPHYKILNRVIIGFLLFGLACLFLPWTQNISGSGSVTTLKPDQRPQTVHNAIAGRVEKWFVKEGDYVKKGDTILFISETKEDYLDPNLVGNTKDQVDAKKMAVESYGDKVTSLNDQAKSLNTERELKLQQAQNKIKQSLLKIKSDSMDLEAVKTQLRIAQTQFNRSTALNKEGLKPMTDVEQKRLKLQESEAYIITQQNKLLSSKNEFINAQVEISRIKAEYAEKISKSRSDKFTALSTQYDTEAQVNKLENQYANYSIRNGMYYITAPQSGYVNRALLTGLGETIKEGTPIVSIMPASYDIAVETYVDPIDLPLVHRGANVRVWFDGWPRIVFSGWPGLSYGTFGGKIVAIENFISANGKYRVLIAPDGNKEEKWPKELSIGAGAQSIALLETVSVWYEIWRNLNGFPPNYYKSDEKAANGKDKK; this comes from the coding sequence ATGCTCAATTTATCTAAAGATAATAACGTACTTATTACTCCGGGAAAATACGCTTCGATAACCAGCGTTGCCCGCAGACCTCATTATAAAATTTTAAACAGAGTTATCATAGGTTTTTTATTGTTCGGACTAGCGTGTTTGTTCCTTCCCTGGACACAAAACATTTCAGGAAGCGGATCAGTAACTACCTTAAAACCGGATCAAAGACCACAAACGGTTCATAATGCCATTGCCGGTAGAGTAGAGAAATGGTTTGTAAAAGAAGGCGATTATGTAAAAAAAGGAGATACGATTCTTTTTATTTCAGAAACCAAAGAAGATTACTTAGATCCAAATTTGGTTGGAAATACCAAAGACCAGGTCGATGCTAAAAAAATGGCGGTAGAATCTTATGGCGATAAAGTGACTTCGCTTAATGATCAGGCAAAATCGCTTAATACCGAAAGAGAACTAAAACTGCAACAAGCACAAAATAAAATAAAACAGTCCCTGCTGAAAATAAAAAGTGACAGTATGGATCTTGAAGCGGTAAAAACACAGTTAAGAATCGCTCAGACACAGTTTAATCGTTCTACTGCCCTTAATAAAGAAGGTTTAAAACCAATGACCGATGTAGAGCAAAAACGGCTGAAATTGCAGGAATCTGAAGCTTATATCATTACGCAGCAAAATAAATTGCTAAGCAGTAAAAATGAGTTCATAAATGCTCAGGTAGAGATTAGTAGAATTAAGGCTGAATATGCAGAAAAAATATCAAAATCAAGAAGTGATAAGTTTACCGCTTTAAGCACACAATATGATACAGAAGCTCAGGTAAATAAGCTGGAGAATCAATATGCGAATTATAGCATAAGAAACGGAATGTACTATATCACAGCGCCTCAAAGCGGATATGTAAACCGTGCTTTACTAACCGGTCTTGGAGAAACCATAAAAGAAGGAACTCCAATTGTAAGCATAATGCCTGCGAGTTATGATATTGCGGTAGAAACGTATGTAGATCCTATCGATCTTCCGTTGGTACACCGTGGTGCAAATGTACGTGTTTGGTTTGACGGTTGGCCAAGAATTGTATTTTCAGGATGGCCGGGATTGTCTTACGGAACTTTTGGAGGTAAAATTGTGGCTATCGAAAATTTTATTAGTGCCAACGGAAAATACAGGGTACTAATCGCTCCCGATGGAAATAAAGAAGAGAAATGGCCAAAAGAACTTAGTATAGGTGCCGGTGCACAAAGTATAGCATTGTTAGAAACCGTTTCGGTATGGTACGAAATATGGCGTAACCTAAATGGTTTTCCGCCAAATTATTATAAGTCAGATGAAAAAGCAGCAAATGGAAAGGACAAAAAATAA
- a CDS encoding RagB/SusD family nutrient uptake outer membrane protein, whose product MKNLSLLVLSFVLLLGATACESELDLVPQGAPSSGNFWKTPADAKAGVNAIYALYSDDNMYGRGFFWLNNASDDIGTKPRQNAERIKNFIVDGAESDTKDIWRIHYEIMKRCNDVIRNIPKINLDEKTKNTMLGEAYFNHAVMHLELAYHYGDDRAGIPIQDRENPTNVYVPRAKNVAENYAYIAADLVKAAELLPYFNELTPDNYGRAHKTAAWGYLVRTYLYAKDWDNVIKYANMIVASGKHKLLDNFEDVFKIKNNWSSEYIWSVTSSAENTSLGSIFPGVCLEDKGWGAYNGWGNFYPTKELFDTYDPTDKRRSATILQKGDKFLYFGELVTFNEGKYIVSSSNRTGYQFNKYMEPFGYPKTTSGGIDIRYVNANGDKPSTALNVPLLRYADVILMLAEAKLMKGLNADTEINMIRHRAGLGDIAGATLTDLKRERRCELAGEWTDRHFDLVRWGDAQATYAKPLHHYNGTVIYPARNFNPAIHHVWPIPPDEIAVSKGALTQNKGW is encoded by the coding sequence ATGAAAAATTTAAGTCTTTTAGTATTGAGTTTTGTGCTTTTATTGGGCGCTACAGCTTGCGAAAGCGAACTTGATCTGGTTCCGCAAGGAGCTCCTTCAAGCGGAAATTTCTGGAAAACGCCTGCAGATGCAAAAGCAGGAGTAAACGCGATTTATGCTTTATATTCTGATGATAATATGTACGGTCGCGGATTTTTCTGGCTGAACAATGCAAGTGATGATATTGGTACCAAACCAAGACAAAACGCAGAACGTATCAAGAATTTTATTGTTGATGGTGCAGAATCTGATACCAAAGATATCTGGAGAATTCACTACGAAATCATGAAACGCTGCAACGATGTGATTCGTAACATTCCGAAGATTAATTTAGATGAGAAAACAAAAAACACCATGTTGGGCGAAGCTTATTTCAACCATGCCGTAATGCATTTAGAATTGGCGTATCATTATGGAGACGATCGCGCAGGAATCCCAATTCAGGATCGCGAAAACCCTACCAATGTGTATGTGCCAAGAGCTAAAAACGTAGCTGAAAACTATGCCTACATCGCAGCAGATTTAGTAAAAGCAGCTGAGTTATTGCCTTATTTTAATGAACTAACTCCAGACAATTACGGTCGTGCTCATAAAACAGCAGCCTGGGGATATTTGGTTCGTACGTATTTGTATGCCAAAGACTGGGACAATGTGATTAAGTATGCTAACATGATTGTTGCCAGCGGAAAACACAAGCTGTTGGATAATTTTGAAGATGTGTTTAAAATCAAAAATAACTGGTCTTCAGAATATATCTGGTCTGTAACTTCTAGTGCCGAAAATACTTCTTTGGGTTCTATTTTTCCTGGAGTTTGTCTGGAGGATAAAGGTTGGGGAGCTTACAACGGTTGGGGAAATTTTTATCCTACCAAAGAATTGTTTGATACCTATGATCCAACAGATAAAAGACGCAGCGCGACTATTTTGCAAAAAGGAGATAAATTCTTGTATTTTGGTGAATTAGTAACTTTTAATGAAGGAAAATATATAGTAAGTTCCAGTAACAGAACCGGATATCAGTTCAATAAATATATGGAGCCGTTTGGTTATCCAAAAACAACTTCTGGCGGAATCGACATTCGTTATGTAAACGCCAACGGAGACAAACCTTCAACAGCTTTAAACGTGCCGCTTTTGCGTTATGCCGATGTGATTTTAATGTTGGCGGAAGCCAAATTAATGAAAGGCCTAAACGCCGATACCGAAATCAATATGATCCGTCATCGTGCAGGTCTTGGCGATATTGCCGGAGCAACACTAACCGATTTAAAAAGAGAAAGACGTTGCGAACTTGCCGGAGAATGGACAGACCGTCATTTCGATCTTGTGCGTTGGGGCGATGCTCAGGCAACGTATGCAAAACCTTTACATCATTATAACGGAACCGTGATTTATCCGGCCCGTAATTTCAACCCTGCCATTCACCATGTTTGGCCAATACCACCAGATGAAATCGCAGTGAGCAAAGGAGCGCTTACGCAAAATAAAGGCTGGTAA